GTCAGGATACAACACGGCCATCTTTCCATGCAATGGGAGGTAAGTACACTCACACTCTACTTTGGCATTATTATTTTCAGGTTCTGTTTTAAGAACAGTAGTATAGATACTTTTAAGATGCCACAGATACACCTCAAATTATTACACAGTTGTAGAACAGATTGTTTAAATTACTAGAATCAAGGTATGATTTTAAATTATgccatgaaaaaatgctgatttgaCTTTATAACCAAGATTTAAGCGAAGCAAAGGAGTAGTCTGAGAATCATAAAGCAACTTGCAAATATAGCTTGATACCTAGTTAGCTTGTCAAAACTCATCCTTCTACATTACATTGTGATTTCCTGTTTTATACAGACTCAGTGTTTCTCCCTGGACTAATAATGTTTGCACCTCAGCTTTATCCAGTGTTGCAACAGAAGGTTTTTCTACTGTTTGATCAGATCTTGAATGCAGAAGTAAACCActgctcttcctttctccagaactGTCATTAGCAGTCCCATCTGCATTATGGCATACCCTCTTGATGGTAAATTCAGACCTGCCAGAATAAATGGCCTGTTTAAATTGGCGAGCATCCTACAAGCACAGGTCTAGTAGTGCGGATCACAGTCTTCCACCAAGCTGTCTGTGATGTAGCTGGCTTCAAGGACGGTTTCATAGTACCTTTTTTCTGCAAATGTGTTCACTGTCCAGGCAACCACTTGAATTCCTTTTGAAGACCAATGCCTCACATACTCTCTGTAAAGAGCAAAGAAACCATAAGAGGAAGACAGACACTACCATACTTAAGGCAGACAGCACTCAAGCTAAAACTGCATTTTAGTCTTACATCAGTATTTCATCAGGAATGATAACATGTCATCTTTTTGCAGCAGAATACTTTAAACAGGCAAACTCAACAATTTTCTTCTTTGAGATTAAACTTAGGATCTAACATAAGGTAAAAATACAGATTGAAAAGACAGAGGCTTAAATGTAATGAAATAGCATACAGTGAATAAACTATCCAAACAGCATTACACAATGCTAAATGGAGCACACTGATTAGCAGTGCTATTTTAGCTTCACCTTCATATATTAGTAGAATGGTATTGCCTCCTGATATGTTAGCAAGCTTTAAACACTTACTGAGAAACAAAGTTTTTCTGTATGAGGAAAGCTGAAACCCCACATAATCGCCACAAGAAACTGTGTAGGCTCCAATCTAGAATGACATCCATCATCATATACCAATAATGTTTCCAGAAGGTATTGAAACGAGGTGTCCCATTTCCAAGATGACTCAGATGCCAGGGCCTGTGTGTTAGTGCTGTTACAACATTTCTATCAGCTTGTCTCATCTGGAAGATCAAGATGAAAACATTGTAGTCCACACAAATGCCAAGCTGCATAGCTGCACTGAATATAAATTCAGAGAGGTTAGATGCAAAGTGCTAGCTTGAATCTGCAGCTCTATCTGAATCCTTCTCCCCTTTCCAACCCCAATccttttttaactctttttgaaAGCTGGTATAATATTGtactggttttttttctttaaaatgtgctgAATAAGTGACTGTTCTTATGTTAACAACATGCTGGAGCAGAACAGTCAGgcaacagaataaaatatatgGTAAATGGACTTGATGACAAGAATTAGGAAACAGTTTTAAGAACTGTCTACATTTACATCAAAACTTGAGATTCATTTATATCTTGCACACAGATAGCAGGCCACATGCCAATTTTAACAGTGACACACTTTTTTTCAGAATGGGAAGAGTTGCTGTAGATTCATAATATATGTAACTAATGAGCACAGAGTCATCTATTAAGATGATGCAGAAGATTTATGATTTATGCttcatttattttcagtcttACCAATTTTAACACTCCAAAACTACTCTGGAATTTTAAGTTGTATATCTCACTGAAAATCCcagctagaaataaaaaaattccaaaataagCTTTTAGGAAACGTCACCTTATAAACAACATCTGGCATGAAAGAACAGACTATGCTGTTGTTATACAAATGAGGAAATTCCAGGTAGAGTTGTTTTAGAGCATCAACTGCCTGCCAATTAGAGACACACACAGatgttatatttatatatacatacataaacacacacacatacttactATACACTGGAAACACATGTTAGAATAATCCCCTTTAAAATACTTTCATGTTTTATGTAGCAAGATTGAAATGGAAAGGGGATGAAGAAAAACAGCATCTTGTTTATAGCATTAGCACATAGacgctattttatttttgcaacaaAAGTCCTTTTTATGATTCTATCTGAGAACATTACTCACTGCTGAGTTTGAAGTAGCCTTAAATATATAAAGAGCAGGTGAGATATGTCTTAGACTTGTCTGGTAGATAAAATTTTGAAGTAGTAGCTATGGTTTAGTTCAAGGGGGAAAATGAATTTATTCCTATATTCTGctatgctaaagaaaaaaataattccagtTGGTATAAAACATTAATGATTGATTACATGCACCTCCCTTCAGTAATTTAAACTGTAGAAAAGCAGTATCCTTACTTAGAGGTTAAAGATAATAGTTCCCCTCAGCACAGGCAGGGAATTCACTTTGCTTTGTTACATGGTGGTGGCATGAGCTGAGCTCAACACTCATACAAAACCCCACTCTAACTGTAAATTGCAGCTTCCCACCCAGGACAACGGAATGGGATGAGCGAAGCCCAAAGATGTTGCCTTTGTTTTTTGACAGCCCATCTTTGGATGACACAAATAATAGACCAATCTCACTCCTAGTGGAGAAGGGACTGTACTATATTTCAGTTGGAGACCAACAAAAGCAGGCTGGAGACCCAAAGCAAGGCTGAGTGAAGGTGACTTAGCACATCATATGTTAAGTAGTACCTGGTTTGCATGGCCTTTGACATCGAAGTAGATTATAAGATTGTGTTGCAGAGACTCCACAACAGCTTCTTTCAAAGTTGGTACTTTTTCACCCTGGAATTTGCTCCTATAGAAATGGAGAACTCCTTACTGGAATGCACTCAGACACAGATAAATCCCCAAGTACACGGAGCTGTGTCCCAGGGATTCCTAAACAAAGCTTGCTGCTATTCTATTATTAGGGATGGGGTCAAGCACTAACAgcaatggcagcagcagctctctcACCCAGTGCAAGGCTGCATATGTATAGCGATATATGTCCACCTCCTCTTCCCCTCAAATCCCACTAGACAATCATATCCCTCCATATTCAAGGTCTAACCCAATGCTCACCAACTGTGTCCCACACTAAAACACTAATCTCAGATTTTCACCTCCTTCCTTAACTACAATAAATAAGCATTCAATCCCAACTATTGACCACCTACCTTCCCACTTCACCCTGCTTTGACTGTGCTCCCTAGCCCTGAACTAGAAATGTAAGTCTCGGCAGAGTAAGCAAGACAAGCTGAGGATGTAGGAGAAACAGCTGCATGCATCAATAAATTATTCCTGATAAGGTGACAGCCAGCAACAGCTGATCAGCGTTAACTGCCTATGTAGAAGTTCTCACTATGTGGCTCAGGTGATCACCTTTCCAATAACAGACTGGGGAGATGCTGCTTGTACCATGCACCCGTAATTAGTACATTTACCAGCATCTGGGAATCCCTAATGTGCAGTGTCTTGGAAATACAAAGAGTACAAACAAAAAGCTCTTCCTCTAAAATGGATTTGCTTATGATACTGTGTAAGTTGTATTGTTATCAAAATGTTAGTAATATATAAAAAGTATTTTCCCCTGGATATTACCAGAAAGGAGTTAATCAACACCCAGAAAATCTGGCTAGCTCCTTTTTAACATACAATCATCATATAATCCTGATGTTTAGAAAATGTAAAGTTACCTATTGCAAGCAAAATTCCCAAAACATAATCAGTCAAGAAATACACgtgaataaaattaatttaattttactcAATTACTCAAGCCAATTATTTTGGAATATAGTTAAATTCCCAATATCTTAAGTGTTCTGCAGTCCATTTACAGGAAACTTATGTACAGATTAACCTGTCTCTCATTAGATGCTTGTGGACTCTGTCAAAATTATCTTGACTCTACTTCACTGTTCCTCTTTCAGGGATGGGTGAGGAGCACGTAGTCTGATATGTTACAAATATCAAATGAAAGGTAACAGATGGGACTCTCAGTTTTAAATTTGCAAGAATTTTAATCACTGATAGATCAAAGTAATCATTTTCTTTATCATGGATGTTTTTTACTGTTGAAATAATAGTTTCAGTACAACAATATGTCTTTTACCATAGCCTATGTTTTGCAGATGGATTAAGCCTCCTAACTTCATCAAAGGTCAAGTCACACAATCTTCCAGACCCATCAGTTGTCCTTTCTACTGTCTCATCATGCATTAGAATAGGAACACCATCTGCAGTAAATTCAAGATCCAACTCAACTCCCGTTGCTCCATTCTcagctgccttaaaaaaaacagaaaccacaCACACAACAGAAAAGACAGCTTTATAGAATTAATATAGGTACTGCTATATTTAGTTTGTATTCTGTTAAAGAATATGAAACTATTAATATTCTTTTCAGTAAGCTCAGTTTGCGGAACATAGGAAGTTTTATCAAGTTATTGCAAAATGTATTTGTGTATCAACTGAAAAGATATTACCTATCTTATACAGAACATCATAACGATAATGTCTTGGCCATGGGATTGGGATTAGGATAAAACGCAGAAGGAATCCTGCTCCCTCCTTCTCGTCCAATAACTCCCGAGTCCCTAAGTTATGTTACTTTCCAAAAGGGAAGAGTAGCAGTTTAGATAATTTATAGATAATACATAGAAGCCAGACAGATGTTCTAAACCAGTGATTGCCAACACTTTCATTAGAGCAGACCACACAGCATAAAGACTTTCCTTGCCAGTAGAGAAAGCTCTCATCCTTCTTTTATGCAAGATAGATGCAATACTTCTTTGACAGTCAAGATTCAACATGCATGTGCAGTACAGTTGATCCACCCATGTGAAGTACATATAAAACTTCCCAGAAGTATCACTTACCATGCTTGTACTAAATACTAAATGCATGTAGGCAAATCCTAATTCCTATCTGAGGAGTTTCCATAAAAGAGAGCAATCAAGAGCTGGGCAGCCTCAGAACAATTAATACATCCTCCTCCTGCCCATATCTTTCCCAGGAACTCCTCAGACAAGCACGGAGTGATGAATTGTTCTGAAGGCCAGATGGCCTCCTGGGAACAAAACCAGTGCAACAGAAAGACAAATGCACTAGATGCTACCCAAATGTATAAGTCAAGTAAGGATGCTCTGACGTTGGAACAAGGAGCCTTGCCTCGCCCAAAGGTAAGCAACCAGCAGATCAACAGCATCTCATCCTCACAGATACGCTACACTGAGAGACTGCTAATGTCTATTCCATGCAGTTCTCTAAAGAATATTTTCATTCTAAGTGTTTGCCAGACTCTTAGAGCAGCCCCTTAATGAACAGAAAAGCCACTGCAGGGttacatttacatttcagaaGGCAGAAGGTCAACAACACaacttcttttcttccatttgccCTTTTCTCCTCAGCACATCTTATATTCCAACCTCCTTACAAGTTCAGAGTCATCTAGCTTTTGTACAGATATTACTATATGCTTTTCAGGATGTGATCATTCACTTAGAAAGATAATCAGGATATTTAGTAAGAACTACTATAGGCTTTCTTTTACCTTCCTCACAGGACAGGGTATAGCGAACACCGCCGCACAACCCAGAACATAAAAACCAGCTCTCTGATTCATTTTGTCACATACAAAACCTGCTCTGGATTGTGATGGGCTATGGAAGATAACTATATTTAATATTCATGATTCACAAAGGCATCTATGTCAATTCCCTGTTAATGGAATCTCCGGTTTGTTGATTACTTTGCACTAGTCATTCCCCTTTGTAAGGCTAGTTATTACTTGCTTATTACACCTTTGATTGCAAGTTTTTGCTTGGATCTATAGAACAGTTTGATCTCTTTGAGGGAGAGCTGGAAAGCTACTAATGCTTTTACCGCtatttttttggtgaaaatacATGGCTTCCAGATATTTCTGTAAACAAACGTTTCaaaggattattttaaaatagtcttattGATGTGGGTGTCAGCAGAACAATCAAATTTTGGAAAGTAATAACGTACTGAGGATACAACAGTGTCAGGACAATTGCAATTAAATCCTGATTCCCGAGACGCCTTACGCATATGAGGGGGTCTCCCTTAGCTCAACAGGGATTACTATGTATCTAAAAGTACGGAAGAGCAAAAGTCAGAATTCCTGATTACAGATAATATTGACACCGGAAGATTCAATTTTGTTTCCAGTGTGAATGAAATTTCTTTTGATATTGAAATTTTCACAAGTAACGTGGTTTGGATATACCAACtaaactgttttcaaaatgaaacatgcTCCCAGGGATCCAGACAACTGCTGAATGAAATCAGTGTGATTCTGTCAAATTTCCAGAAAAGGTAGTTTCATGatatccctgctgcctgggcagtgaACGAGTCAGATTTTCAACTCTGAGGCAACATGACAAGACAGGTGAGGTGGCAGCAAATTTCATGGCAGGGCTGTACAAAGGGAAGTTCTCGCAATACTGGGTTTTCCTATAGCTGTGGATTCTCAAAACTCATTAGAAATCTTCAAAGCTTAAACAGAGAGCAGATGACCTGTTACTAAGTTGCTGTCCTCCCTCGATAGTCTGTTGCCACACCTACAAAATAAAGTATTCCATTATTGCTACCCTGCTAGGCTATGCCACAGCACCAAGCAGTCGGGCAGGGGGCGAGAACATCCACTATAACAGAGTTCCCGCAGAAAGACCCAAAGCCGATCAGACTATGCTGACCCCTCCTGGGGGTGAACACTGACAAGCAACATGGCTtgctgctgcaaagcagaagtGGCCGGAGCTATTTCGGCTGATGACGGCTCGGCGCCTGCTGACAAGGCGCATGAGCAAACACAACCCGCAGGCTCGTGTTGCTTCAGTAATGCGGCCGGCACCGACCTCGGTCTCCCGGCCGCCAgagccgcggggggccggggccggggccgtctGCTCTAGGAGCGCGGCAGGCCTGCGCCTCCCGGCCCACGGCAGCTCCAccgcgcccccagcctccccccggcacgggctggccctgggcggctgGGGCACCTCAACCCGCCCCCAACgcccggcggggcgccgccgccccggggctcggccgGCGCCCGAGGCAGGCGGCGGGCCGGGTGGCGGGTGGCGGGCGCCGCAGCGGCCGTGCTGACCTGTCGGATGGCCGCCAGCGTGTTCTCGGGCGCGTCGTGCGCGCCGCCGCGGTGGGCgatgcgggcggcggcgccgcggggccgcacgACGCGCTGCGCCCGCTGCGGCGCCGCGGGCTCCAGGCTGAAGAGGTGCAGCGCCAGGTAGAGGCCGACCGAGAGCAGGCAGGCCAGCGCCGGGCTGCGGCTCAGCGCCAGCGCCGTGCCCAGCAGCGCCGTGAAGGCGCCCAGCAGGCCGTCGCCGTGGCACAGCATGGCGGCgtggaccggaccggaccggaccggaccggctACCAGACGAcgacccccgcccccccacgcgcgcCCACCAACGAACACTCAACCGCCAGCTCCCCCGCCCGCAGCTAACCACCGCGCGGCTCCTCTCACTCGCCAGCCAATCGCCGTGCTGGACGCGCCAGGCTCGCGGGCGCCGCCCAatgggaagcggcggcggcggcagcggggcggggccggcgcgcggcGCGGCTACGTGTGCGGAGCGGCGGgtaccctgctcccagcccgctcAGCCGACGGCGGGAGGCGCCCGGGAGGAGATGCGGGTCGTTGCAGGTGTGTCTGGGCGCAGACAGAAAATGAACTGCATTAACTGAAGGAGAGGTACTACTGCCCGGAGAGCCGCTGAAGGCAGCTTTgaagggggactggagagtgCATGTCCATTTTTTGCCAGCTATGCCACCTGTCTAATtagaaatatattaattattttctaaataaGTATGCTTCTAGCTGTGTCAGGTGTCTTAACTGTCCCTTCAAACCTGCTCACAGACTAACCATGAGACCTGGTATtgtaaaaaaggcaaagagagcTGCCCCTGCCTACCATAAAAAATGTAATCAGCTGGAAAGAATCCAGAGGAAAGAGCAGCAAGATAAGAAGCTGTGAAGGTTAAAGAAATTTGGCTTGTTTACTCTGGAAAAAGAATAGCTAAGCAGAGATATAGCAGTTTGGCTTAAACAAAGAGAGGGTTGAGAGTTTCTCTGTGTCCTCTGTGGGTAGAATGGGAAGAAACTGCAGCAATGAAGGTTTTGCAACTAGAGGTGGAACAGGTTGTTAGTGAATCTTCTtaactggatttaaaaaaaaagtcacatattCTCATAGCTGATACTAAGCATGATTCCATCTGATAAAATATCAAACTGCTGCCATTCTTTTCTGTCTATGCTTTTGTGTTTCTGGCAGCtatatcagaagaaaaatcagaCATATGTACGTACAGACACAAAGCTGAAATAATGGAATATCTAATTAGGTGTCTTAGGTTTTTATAAATCTTTTGATAAATGCTATAAGATTTAAAAAGTAACCCAATAGTGTTTCACATGCTGAAGATGTAATGGATAAAAGAATTGTTTATTGAAACAAGAATAACAGCTTTATCTTCTCTAAATATTCACAGAAGACTAGATGTTTCCATAAATCTAAATGAACTTTGCCTAAGCTGAGTGCCAGTAAACAAGCATATCTCTCCCACTTGACTTGCCTCATGCATGATTATTACCTGCTCCACCAGCTGGTGGGACCTGACAGCTGGCCGCCGCCTGAGGTGGGGGGGATTGGATGTCGGCAGTGACACCGGGATGCTGTTTCGAAAGGCCGTATTAACAAGTTCTCATGTTTTATCTCTATTATCGCAGTGTATTCAAAGAAACTGATACCTGCTGGCACACTTGTAGCCCTGACCGTAGAAGGCGTGCACAGCCATACAGCTGTTTAACATGATAAAGGAGCATGGACTTCACCAGGGCTAGTGGGGGAGCTCAGGAAGCCTCTCTTCTCCATGTCTTGGAGA
This region of Apteryx mantelli isolate bAptMan1 chromosome 16, bAptMan1.hap1, whole genome shotgun sequence genomic DNA includes:
- the GDE1 gene encoding glycerophosphodiester phosphodiesterase 1, which produces MLCHGDGLLGAFTALLGTALALSRSPALACLLSVGLYLALHLFSLEPAAPQRAQRVVRPRGAAARIAHRGGAHDAPENTLAAIRQAAENGATGVELDLEFTADGVPILMHDETVERTTDGSGRLCDLTFDEVRRLNPSAKHRLWSKFQGEKVPTLKEAVVESLQHNLIIYFDVKGHANQAVDALKQLYLEFPHLYNNSIVCSFMPDVVYKMRQADRNVVTALTHRPWHLSHLGNGTPRFNTFWKHYWYMMMDVILDWSLHSFLWRLCGVSAFLIQKNFVSQEYVRHWSSKGIQVVAWTVNTFAEKRYYETVLEASYITDSLVEDCDPHY